The segment CAGTCAGATGGACCCCAAACTGACCAAGGATGGATCCGTCCCGACCTAGATCATCTGTGATATCCCAAACACCGACCCCGCCGCCGATCATCGCTCGAGACCAGTGATAGTTAAACTCAACTTCCGCGAAGATGCTGGCTCTATCAAGAACTTCATCTTCATCGTCATCTGCAATGATCCTGACACCAGCTGCGGGGGCGATTTCAAATTGTTCCGTTACGTAGAAACCGTATCCGCCTTCAATTCCCACAAGGGAATCGCATCCGGAGTTGAATTCTTCATTCACTCGGCGTTGTTTTCCGAAGAAACCAGATACGAACGGACCCCATTGAGCTGCTTCACGGATGATATCGGTTGCTGCATCGCAAACCGCGCCATTCTCCGCTGTGAGTCTTGCAGTGTAATGACCCTCTTCACAAAGGCGCAGCGTAACCGCTTCGTTTGCATTCAATCGAGCTGGTACATCTACACCTGCTAAAGGAGCACCATCACGTTGGACTTCCAACGCTCCGGCAACATCGCTCCGCAGTTCCACAGTCGTGCATCTGCCGGTTTCCACTGTGGTCATCGTCAACACACAAGCTGGCGGCGGCGGTGGTGGCGGCGGTGGCGGTGGTTCAGGTGGAGGTGGCGGTTCGGGCGGGGCAGGAGCCGGCCTTACATCGAGCAACAGAATGTTGCCGCATACTTTGGGAGCCGCGAATGTGTAAATGTTATCGCCTAATTTTGCTTCAAACTGATAAGCTTCAGCAGGCCTGGTACCGACATAGCGCGCCGGACCAACGACTTTGACTCGCCCGCCGCGGCGCCCCGCAACCCATTTGATTTCGGTTCCAGAGGTGATCGTTGTTTCACTCACATCGCCGCGTATGGCACTCAAAATGTCCGATTCGTAATTTTCCAGACATGCCTGTCTCAGCACTTCCCGGAAATCACGAAGAAATTTATCTTGCGAGAATAACGCAACAAAATTTTCTTCACTGGAGATCGGCCCAACCAATGATGTGCTTCTGTGACCAAATGACTGGATCAACCGCGTGCGCTGCCCCGGAGGCTGATCGCAAATCCTTGTAGCCGTTTGGCCAAACCCAGGCGAAGCGAGGAACAACAGAAAGATGAACCAAGAAAGAAGGAATAAAGCTCCCAGTTTCCTGGAAGTTTTTCCTTTGTTTTGCACCGTGAAATTCATGGTTTTTCCTCCAATAACTGTCACAAAGAACTATCGCTGCAACTGGCGCAGAGTATTTGAATGTTATTCAACCAGTTGATGTTGAAGCGCATATCTGATTAACTCCGCTTCTTTTGTCATTTTCATTTTGCTCAGCATTCTGCCCCTGTACGTATTAATTGTGTTTACACTTAAGGAAAGCTCCGCGGCAATTTCCTTCGTCGTTTTGCCCATTCCGATCATGCAAAGCACCTGATATTCCCTTTCTGATAACAATTCATGAGGCGCTGCTCCGGCATCATTTTCAAGATTCGACGCTAACTTTTCTGCCAGCGAGGGACTTACGTATTTTCCCATGTGAACAACTTTTCGAAGAGCAGTCACGAGTTCTTCAGCAGCAACATCCTTTGTTATGTATCCAGCAGCGCCTGCTTTTAATGCTCGAGTTGCAAATCGATCCTCAGGGTGGATCGTTAGAATCAGTACGGGCAGATTGGGGTGTTCTCTCTTCAAATCTTTCAGCACTTCCAAGCCATTCTTTCCCGGCATCGATATATCCAGAACCACTACATCAAGATCCAGATTGTTGACTTGTTCCACAACTTCATTACCATTTCGAGCTTCCCCCACTACAACAATGTCAGCCGCTGTTCTCAGAATTTTTTTTAAACCTTCGCGCACCAATTCATGATCATCGGCAATAAGAACTTTAATGGAACTCGTGGCTTCGGTATGCATTTGTATCTCGGTGTCATACGCATATTATGTAGGCCTGAACATGACAGCATATCGAAGAGAACGGAAAATTATTGTAGTGGTCATACGACGGCATGTAGTGAATTTTACGACAAGAATTAAAAAGGCGGTAATGCTTCGGGATTCAACCTGTATTAGCGGTTGACTGATAGCTGTGTGGTTGGCGGCTGATGTTCGATTTGGTCGATCAGTATTTGGAAGCGAGCTTGATAACGTCTCGTAAAGGAGTCATATTTTGGCGCGCCTGTAAGTTTGTACGTTCCTGTTACCGTTCCATTGGAGGGACAACAGTGCGGATCCCCCTGTTGTGCAAGCCAAAATTCGAATTTCATCCGGCCGTCCTTATAGAAGAATTCCTTTTCTCCTCCTGTGATGACCACTTCATGCGATTTGGCGAGGTTCTCATAAACTTCCGAGGCTTGCTGAAATTCTACAGAATGCACCGAGCTGTCCGGCGCAAACCATAGAAACTGATCTAAAACGAAACCGCCCGAGCCATTCGGCTCGGTTGATATATTCAGAAACTGATAACTGGACGCGTTGAAGAGAACTGGTTTACTGAATGTCTCTCCGGGTTCGGATTCCATTTTGTGAGCGAGTTGATAACTCCGGGCTTTTTTTACCCAGAATAGAAGAATTTCGCGTGGTTGTCTTTTTGTTCCGATGTCATAACGGCAGGCAAGTATTTCTACAGTCCCCGGCGTGAAAGTGTAAGATTCTTTCAGAACTGACCGGCTATCGAACAGCGTTTCGCTTATTTGTGACAGGGGAAAGTACTAGTCGATCAGTTGATTTTGAATAGCATACCGGATGAGTTCTGCGTCCGTTTTCATGTTCATTTTCTGGAGGATCCTGGCTCGATATGTATTCACCGTACTCATGCTGAGGTAAAGCTCCTCCGAAATCTGTCTGACGGTCTTGCCGCCGGCGATCAAGCAGAGCACTTGATATTCCCGATCGGAAAGCTCTTCATGAGGCGGTCTTTCTGTATCGGCTTCGAGGTTGAATGCTAATTTCTCCGCCAGCGCAGCGCTGACATGCTTCCTACCTTGAATCACTTTGCGAATGGCTTTGATTAACTCCTCCGCCGCGCTTTCCTTAGTAACGTAACCGGCAGCACCGGCTTTCAAAGCTCTCACAGCAAAACGGTCTTCGGGATGCATACTCAAGATCAAAATGGGAAGCTTTGGATAATCCAGCTTAATGTCCTTCAAAAGTTCCAGACCGCTTTTTCCGGGTAATGAAATATCCAGCACGACAACATCCAATTCATTACTCTTGATGGCCTGAATCACTTCGCGGGCATCAGCGGCTTCAGCAACGACCACCATTTCCGGGGCCGTTTTAAGAATCTTTTTTAGTCCTTCCCGGATCAAGACATGATCATCAGCAATCAGTATTCTTACCATATCATTTTAGCGGTTTTCGGAAAGAGGGATTTCAACTCGCACTGTGGTGCCTTTCCCTGGTGAGCCTATCATCGAAAGAGTCCCTCCCAGCAACAAAACTCTTTCTCGCATTCCTAAAATACCAAAGGAGCCGGCCTTTCGTGTTTCCTCTTCCGTGATTCCTCTCCCGTTGTCTTTCACTTCTAGAATAATGGACTCTGTGCTATCAATCAACTTCACCTGCAGCGCTGTGGCTTGCGCATGGCGATTCACATTCGTTAGTGTTTCCTGCAAAATTCGGAATAAAGCAGTTACTCCTTCCTGATTTAAAGGTGAATTCTGAAGAGTGGAATAAAAACTCGTTTTGATTCCGGTGCGAGTTCGAAACTCCTGGATTTGCCATTCCAAAGCAGAGGATAGATCCAGATGATCCAGCACTTCCGGTCTTAGCTCAGTTATGATTCGACGAACCGACCGGATGGTATCATCGACCAGATGAGACATGGTTCCCAGCTCCTGTAGAATCTGTTGGCGCGGCGCGGTGTCTGAAGATTCCATCAGATTCTGGTTTAGCAGGGATAACTCCATTCTCAACGCGCTCAGAACCTGTCCTAAATCATCATGGACTTCGCGAGCGATCTTAATCCGTTCCTGTTCGCGCACAAATTGCAAGTGTGCAGACAAAGCGCGAAGACGTTCACGAGATTGTTTGATTTCATCTTCCGCTTTTTTCCGATCAAAAACGCGTCCCAACTGTGTTCCCACCAATTCCATTCCCTGAATCATTTCTACGTCTGTTTCTTCCGAAGCGCCAGAAAAGAATTCCAGAACCGCTGCCACTTCTGTTCCCTTTAAAACAGGCATGGCGAAGGCCGTTTTTAAACCGCATTTGACTGCCGCCGATGCCCTGGAAAAATTGGGTAAGGTGGTAACATCTTTGATCCAGATCGATTTCTTATCTCGAATAACAAGACCTGGAAGGCTTTCTTCAGGAAGGCTTGTCCCGCTGGTAATCGATTGGAAATTCTTAAAGCATTCTTCGTCTTTAACCGACCATATCGAAGTCGAAACTGTCTTTCCCTCTTCCGGAAGATAAACATGACCGATGGGCCAGCCTGTATAGGAACAGATCCGGTCCAGCGCGTAACGCATTGCATCTTCAGGACTCACCGCTTCATTGGATGCGATCGCAATTTCTTGAATCAGCTGAACAAGCGCGTTTTTCTTTTGCAGTGCTTCTTCCGCTCTTTTCCGTTTCGTGATATCTCTGATGATGGCGGCGAATATTGGTTTTCCGCGAAACATCCAGACCGCTAAAGACAATTCCAGCGGAAATTCAGAACCATCGGCCCGGATTCCTCCTACTTCGACAGTTTTACCAAGAAGACGGCTTTCGCCTCCTTCCCGTAGTTGTTTGATCGTGGCGTGATAAGCTTCGCGATAAGGTTCAGCCAGAAGAGCATCAAATGGCCGGTTTGCAATTTCTTCCGAGTGGCCAAAAATTTCTTGAGCGGCGCGATTCCAGGAAAGAACTTCCAGGTTCGAACCGATGAATACGATAGCGTCATTCGCCGATTCGAGCACGGAACGGAGCTTTGCATCCGACTCAAACAAATCTTCTTCTTTGCGTTTCCGCTGTGCGATATCTTTACCAAACATGATTACTCTCGCTTCACTACCGTTCTTGCTGATCGGGTAAGCGTTACACTCCAATAGCGTTTCCTGTCCCGTTTTGGAACGCAGTCGGACTTCTACGGGCGATGGCTGTTCATTCTCATTCGCCTTGCCGATCAGTTCCCGAAAACGTGTCACGTCAGCCGGATGCAGGAGGCCTTCGAACCGTTTGCCAATCCACTCGGTGCGTTCCCAACCAGTCCACTTCTCAAAAGCCTGATTCGCACTAACAATCTGTCCCTCGGCCGTAAGGGTACAAACCAGATCCTGCGCACCCTCGAAAAGGTCGCTATACTCTCGGGATTCTCCCGGACTATACGAAAATTGGTGCTGGTTTGGCGTGTTCATGGAGAAATTCTACAGTAAATAGTAGTCCGGAGTCGTCCGCATTCAAGGGATTCAACGCAGAGAACGCTCAAAGGTATCACATCGAGTGGACCCTCCGCGTTCTCTGCAGTGAATTAGATGTTATTGAGTTTTTTCAATGATCAGATTTGAGCGAACGTTTTTCACTCCGCTTACTTCCTGGGCCAACTCAACAGCGCGGATTGCTTCTTCCTTGCTGGCAACCGTTCCGTTTAACGTGACCAGGCCGTTGCTCGTATCCACATCAATATGGGATGCCGAAACGAGCTCGTCGTTAACGAACTTCATTTTGATAGCCGCAGTGATGCTGCCATCTTGAACTTCTTCACCAGCTTCTTCCGCTGTTTCTTTTACCGCCTGGCCCACATCCTCTGCTTTGTCACCAACTTCTTCAGCCACGTCTTCAGTCTTATCTCCTACTTCTTCTGCTACTTCTTCCGTTCCTTCCTTTACAGCCTCGCCGGTGTTCTTTGCTGTGCTACAGGCAAAAGAAAATCCGAACATGATGCCTAGAATCAAGGTCAAAATCATAGTTTTCATTTTTTTCTCCTTTGTAACGACCGCGCAAGAGAGTCTTTGCGTTGCGCGTCTACGCGTCTGTCCCGTCCGTTGACCCGCAGACGAGTCGACGCGCTAACGCGAAGACGATCTTCAATGGGAAGCGAGTAGTGCTCTGGTAAAGAATCCCAGGCTCAGTGTGCGTAGAAGAGCACCCACGAATCCAGGCCTACCTGCTCCGTAGAGTGCCAGCGCTCCTGCAGTGGCGCCCGTTAACCTCGCAGATGGATTCCAACCGGTATGACCGTTTTTTGCATAGTCGTACACCGAATGCCCCAATTGGCTGGCGTACTTTTGACTTTGCTGACTGAAAGAATCCGCAAACGGTTTGCTCTGTTTACGGATCTCGCTGATCAAGGGTTTGCTTCGATCTGCCAGATCACTGCAGTAGTCTCCAGCTTGATCGAACACATTCTTGAAATTCTTGGTGAAAAGCGCCCGGCGTTTTTTCCCTTTTTTCGAGTCAAGAAAATAAACACCGGCTGCTCCCAGTCCTACTAAAAACAGTGTTGTTTTCATTGTTCCACCCTTGCAATGTATTTTTCCAAATGTTTTGTGGGTCTTAGCACTTGCAAGTCCACGCTTGTTTGGCGGGATTCGTTGATAATCGTTTTTTTGACTTCGATGGAATTGTCCTCGCTGCCTAAGTGTGCTTCCATGTGGTATCGTTCGTTTTTCCAGTTTCTATATTCACGACTCCAGAAT is part of the bacterium genome and harbors:
- a CDS encoding response regulator transcription factor, with translation MHTEATSSIKVLIADDHELVREGLKKILRTAADIVVVGEARNGNEVVEQVNNLDLDVVVLDISMPGKNGLEVLKDLKREHPNLPVLILTIHPEDRFATRALKAGAAGYITKDVAAEELVTALRKVVHMGKYVSPSLAEKLASNLENDAGAAPHELLSEREYQVLCMIGMGKTTKEIAAELSLSVNTINTYRGRMLSKMKMTKEAELIRYALQHQLVE
- a CDS encoding YtxH domain-containing protein — translated: MKTTLFLVGLGAAGVYFLDSKKGKKRRALFTKNFKNVFDQAGDYCSDLADRSKPLISEIRKQSKPFADSFSQQSQKYASQLGHSVYDYAKNGHTGWNPSARLTGATAGALALYGAGRPGFVGALLRTLSLGFFTRALLASH
- a CDS encoding response regulator transcription factor, whose translation is MVRILIADDHVLIREGLKKILKTAPEMVVVAEAADAREVIQAIKSNELDVVVLDISLPGKSGLELLKDIKLDYPKLPILILSMHPEDRFAVRALKAGAAGYVTKESAAEELIKAIRKVIQGRKHVSAALAEKLAFNLEADTERPPHEELSDREYQVLCLIAGGKTVRQISEELYLSMSTVNTYRARILQKMNMKTDAELIRYAIQNQLID
- a CDS encoding PAS domain S-box protein, encoding MNTPNQHQFSYSPGESREYSDLFEGAQDLVCTLTAEGQIVSANQAFEKWTGWERTEWIGKRFEGLLHPADVTRFRELIGKANENEQPSPVEVRLRSKTGQETLLECNAYPISKNGSEARVIMFGKDIAQRKRKEEDLFESDAKLRSVLESANDAIVFIGSNLEVLSWNRAAQEIFGHSEEIANRPFDALLAEPYREAYHATIKQLREGGESRLLGKTVEVGGIRADGSEFPLELSLAVWMFRGKPIFAAIIRDITKRKRAEEALQKKNALVQLIQEIAIASNEAVSPEDAMRYALDRICSYTGWPIGHVYLPEEGKTVSTSIWSVKDEECFKNFQSITSGTSLPEESLPGLVIRDKKSIWIKDVTTLPNFSRASAAVKCGLKTAFAMPVLKGTEVAAVLEFFSGASEETDVEMIQGMELVGTQLGRVFDRKKAEDEIKQSRERLRALSAHLQFVREQERIKIAREVHDDLGQVLSALRMELSLLNQNLMESSDTAPRQQILQELGTMSHLVDDTIRSVRRIITELRPEVLDHLDLSSALEWQIQEFRTRTGIKTSFYSTLQNSPLNQEGVTALFRILQETLTNVNRHAQATALQVKLIDSTESIILEVKDNGRGITEEETRKAGSFGILGMRERVLLLGGTLSMIGSPGKGTTVRVEIPLSENR
- a CDS encoding BON domain-containing protein, whose amino-acid sequence is MKTMILTLILGIMFGFSFACSTAKNTGEAVKEGTEEVAEEVGDKTEDVAEEVGDKAEDVGQAVKETAEEAGEEVQDGSITAAIKMKFVNDELVSASHIDVDTSNGLVTLNGTVASKEEAIRAVELAQEVSGVKNVRSNLIIEKTQ